The Nerophis ophidion isolate RoL-2023_Sa linkage group LG09, RoL_Noph_v1.0, whole genome shotgun sequence genome contains a region encoding:
- the pik3ap1 gene encoding phosphoinositide 3-kinase adapter protein 1: MEEHISSRDSENPAALSKQKVLILHTADAQEWAEYLQQILKSSKNFQKNSILQYTVGLADKLHECDIEYFNSCKCIVLLLTGAFVDIIFNPGLQGTLQRVLQPSNRVVVLLCGVSEEDVVTAGFEDWSTWRKLYAEDEPTVYISTILDTITNSRLQDEYVKKCAASEQLLITPTTSNEDTPTDNTQEVMSTDFQEANLKGDKHVTAGVSTTEEMSPHSHITCLTVQPTQVLCGVGESIFIILTHKVDDLTAPEVEFSAANKPTKRVPGIVVNEYTIRVNAPEMPAGVVSLTMCANRSRINLNSITFYTSMGQVSRCLENAADPINFLCQAFNMTSNSTEHLDNILTDSFKSKMPAPGLQMFGIEQIEECNMATYKRDEELPTLFHFAAKYGLKKLTSFLLQIPGALQACSVMNKNGDYPNTLAEKSGFSDLRQFIDEFVTTDMLKFQTEDEEDNSTEDYEDMSTTKDSDCPNDMYVSMLDINPECADDLYEVMNVVGENSEEAMLRKFFQAKPQNRVFQEEGEKCQHEQIEKNKQNEVDESDIEFDPYNISTEEIYDTVDENSCYNAAVLWRPPAPVPRPEIEPEPEKPVTYISRVFSDKVTTQSQVLELYQEAQPTLDTPTTVYDAFAGMKTPGQRQLITLQERVKVGEITVDEAVSAFKAWKLDDESRASSIRYQQDNLKRLRQSIIRRHNERGKDLDYEISAPLQRNTFWGSTVTYECAVYDGAPRMGPPNSSNSAQFIQRGSWKTGSSSSTSSTESNRLSTHSNLSYSSGIEPDLEDSLENLPTPTRPSRISDTAPLTPPRIPPRNPQRVSDNKLHERYVSYPTRAPPQRPPQRHTNSAPPVPRRQR; the protein is encoded by the exons ATGGAAGAACACATCTCCAGTAGGGATTCAG aaaatccTGCAGCCCTCTCAAAACAAAAGGTACTAATTCTGCACACTGCTGATGCACAAGAATGGGCAGAATATTTGCAGCAGATTTTGAAGTCATCCAAGAACTTCCAGAAAAACTCCATCTTGCAATATACTGTTGGGTTGGCCGATAAACTCCACGAATGCGACATTGAATACTTCAACAGCTGCAAGTGCATCGTGCTGCTCCTCACTGGAGCATTTGTGGACATTATATTTAACCCTGGGCTGCAGGGAACCCTTCAGAGGGTTCTGCAACCATCTAACAGAGTGGTGGTGCTGCTGTGTGGCGTATCTGAAGAAGACGTAGTAACAGCTGGGTTTGAAGACTGGTCCACTTGGAGGAAACTGTACGCTGAGGATGAGCCTACTGTCTACATCTCCACCATTTTGGACACCATCACTAACA GTAGGCTCCAGGATGAATATGTGAAGAAATGTGCAGCCTCAGAACAGCTCCTTATTACACCTACAACCTCAAATGAAGATACCCCCACAGATAatacacaggaagtgatgtcaacAGACTTTCAGGAAGCCAACTTAAAAGGTGACAAACACGTGACGGCGGGTGTTTCAACAACGGAGGAAATGAGTCCACACTCACACATCACCTGCCTCACTGTTCAACCGACCCAAGTCTTGTGTGGG GTGGGGGAGAGCATTTTTATCATCTTGACTCACAAAGTGGATGACCTAACCGCACCTGAAGTCGAGTTTAGCGCCGCAAATAAACCAACAAAAAGAGTTCCAGGCATTGTTGTGAATGAGTACACAATACGTGTGAACGCACCTG AAATGCCTGCAGGGGTGGTATCACTCACTATGTGCGCTAACCGATCACGCATAAACTTAAACTCCATCACGTTCTATACCAGTATGGGACAAGTCAGTCGATGTCTGGAAAACGCTGCTGATCCCATTAATTTTCTCTGTCAG GCTTTCAACATGACGTCTAATTCCACAGAGCATTTGGACAATATTCTAACTGATTCATTCAAATCCAAGATGCCTGCTCCTGGTCTTCAGATGTTTGGAATTGAACAGATAGAGGAGTGCAATATGGCAACAT ATAAGCGTGATGAGGAACTTCCCACGCTGTTCCACTTTGCTGCAAAGTACGGCTTGAAGAAGCTGACCAGCTTCCTCCTTCAAATTCCCGGAGcgctgcaggcctgcagtgtGATGAACAAAAATGGAGATTACCCAAACACGCTGGCAGAAAAAAGTGGCTTCTCAGATCTCAGACAGTTTATTGATGAGTTTGTC ACGACAGACATGCTCAAGTTTCAGACTGAAGATGAAGAAGACAATAGCACAGAGGACTATGAAGATATGTCTACTACAAAGGACTCTGATTGTCCTAACGACATGTATGTGTCAATGTTGGACATAAACCCTGAGTGTGCAGATGATCTAT ATGAAGTAATGAATGTAGTGGGAGAAAACTCAGAGGAAGCAATGCTGAGAAAATTTTTTCAAG CAAAACCTCAAAACCGAGTATTCCAGGAAGAAGGAGAGAAATGTCAACATGagcaaatagaaaaaaacaaacagaatgaAGTGGATGAAAGTGACATAGAGTTTGACCCATACAACATATCGACCGAAGAAATCTATGATACTGTAGATGAAAATAGTTGCTATAATGCAGCAGTTCTGTGGCGTCCACCAGCCCCGGTACCCAGACCTGAAATTGAACCTGAGCCTGAAAAGCCTGTAACATATATTTCAAGAG TATTTTCAGACAAAGTTACAACCCAAAGCCAAGTCTTGGAACTGTATCAGGAAG CTCAGCCTACATTAGACACCCCCACAACGGTATATGATGCATTTGCTGGGATGAAGACACCTGGACAGAGGCAGCTCATAACATTGCAGGAGAGGGTCAAGGTGGGCGAGATCACCGTGGATGAAGCTGTCTCAGCTTTCAAAGCTTGGAAGTTGGACGATGAGAGCAGGGCTAGCTCCATACGTTACCAGCAG GATAACTTGAAAAGATTAAGACAGAGCATCATCAGACGTCACAATGAAAGAGGAAAGGATCTTG ACTATGAGATCAGTGCTCCACTGCAGAGAAACACCTTTTGGGGATCAACTGTGACATATGAGTGTGCTGTTTATGATGGAGCTCCCAGAATGGGGCCTCCAAACTCCTCCAACTCAGCTCAGTTCATCCAAAGAGGCAGCTGGAAGACGGGAAGCTCCTCTAGCACGTCGA GTACTGAGAGCAACCGACTTAGCACACACAGCAACTTAAGCTACAGCAGTGGGATCGAGCCTGATTTGGAG GACTCTTTAGAAAACCTCCCGACTCCAACTCGACCTTCACGGATTTCCGATACTGCTCCACTAACGCCACCCAGAATTCCTCCACGCAATCCACAAAG GGTTTCAGATAACAAGTTGCATGAGCGCTATGTCTCTTACCCAACTCGAGCACCTCCTCAAAGACCTCCTCAGAGACACACAAACTCTGCTCCTCCTGTCCCACGTCGGCAGCGGTGA